CGCCGTCCAGCTGGTCATCTACTGGGGACTCGGGTTCGAGCCGCTGGCCGAGCCGACGGCCTGCTGGTCGAACGCCGATCCGGTGATCGACTTGAGCCGATCGACCAGCGAGTCCTTCTTGGGTTCGCCCATCAGGGCGACGTCCAGAACCTCGCTGATGTTCGAACAGGGGATGATCTCGATCATCTCGTCGTACTCGTCTTCGATCATCACGTCCTGCTCGTTCGCCTTGGGGATGATGACCTTGGTGCAGCCAGCCTTGGCGGCGGCCTCGATCTTGTGGGTGACGCCGCCGACCGGGAGGACGTCGCCCCGAACCGACAGCGACCCGGTCATCGCGACCGACTGGTCGACCGGAATGTCCTCCAGGGCGGAGATGACGGCCGTCGCCACCGTGATGGAGGCGGAGTCGCCGTCGACGCCCTGCTGACCGGCCTGGACGAACTGGATGTGGACGTCCTTCTCCGAGAGGTTGACGTCGGAGAACTTCTTGATGATCGCCGAGACGTTCTGGACCGACTCTTCGGCCATCTCCTGGAGTTTACCGGTGGCGATCACCTGGCCCTGGCCCTGGGCGGGTGCGATCTCGGCCATCACGGGGAGCATGATCCCCGAGTCCTCGCCCATGACCGCGAGGCCGTTGACGCGTCCCTCCATGCCGTCGTGAGTGACCTGGAGCTCGTAGTCCTTGCGCCGTTCGATGTAGTCGTCGGCGAGCTGTTGCTCGATCGAGCGCGAGCGGCCCTTCGCCTCGAGGACGTCCTCTCGGGTCGTGTGCTCGGCGTCCTCGGCTCGGGCGATGTCGCCGGCGACCCGAACCAGTCCGCCGAGGCTCCGGAACTCGAGGGTGAGATGCTCCTTGCGGCCCGCGCGGCGCTTGGCCTCGAGGATGACTTCCTGGACGGCCTCGCGGGTGAAGTGGGGGAGCCGCCCGTCGCGGTCGACCTCCTGGGCGATAAACCGGGCGTACTTCCGGCGCATCTCGGGGGTGTCCTCGATAGTGTCGTCCATGTACACCTCGTACCCGTACCCCTTGATCCGCGAGCGCAGGGCGGGGTGCATGTTCTCCATCGCGTCGAGGTTCCCCGCAGCGATCATGACGAAGTCACAGGGGACGGGCTCGGTCTGGACCATCGCGCCCGAGGAGCGCTCGGACTGGCCCGTAATGGAGAACTCGCCCTCCTGGATCGCCGTCATCAGCTTCTGCTGGGTGCGGACGTCGAGCGTGTTGATCTCGTCGACGAACAGCACGCCCTTGTTGGCCTTGTGGATGCCGCCGGGCTCGACCCGGTCGTGACTGGGCGTCTCCATCCCGCCGGACTGGAACGGGTCGTGGCGGACGTCGCCCAGCAGTGCACCGGCGTGGGCGCCGGTGGCGTCCTCGAAGGGCGCCTGGCGCTGGTCGCCGTTGTCGACGATCATGTTCGGCACCATCGCGTCCGTGCCCCGCGAGGTGTACCGGAAGATAAACCAGATGATACCCGCCGCGAGGATCCCGATCAGGATCTGGCCGGAGAGGATCGCGTACCCGACGACGATCGCGATGATGATCCACATCAGGATCGAGCGCATCTGGTTGCGCTTGCGGGCTTCTTCCTTGTGGGCGTCGATGATCTGTTCGCCCTTCCCCGCCGGAACCGTCCGGACCTTCGGCTCGTTGCCGTCGTCGGGGTTGTGGTAGACTAACACGTCCTGGAGATCTTCCTGGGGGAGCAGCTGGCTCATCGCCTTGGCCAGCATCGACTTCCCGGTCCCCGGCGAGCCGATCATCATCACGTGGCGCCGTTGCTTTGCGGCCTTGATGATGATGTCACGCGCCTCGTCCTGTCCGATGACCTGGTCGACGAGCCGATCCGGAACCTCGATGTCTGCCGTCGAGTCGATCTTGAGGCCGCCGAGCAGGTCGTCCTCGGCGTTTTCCTCGTCGATCTCGACACCGGGATCGACGTCAACCTCGCTGCCGAGGTCCTCGACCGTCTCGATGTCGTCCTCGTCGTCGGGTTCCTCGTCGAACCCGTCGGACGGACGTTGCTCGGACTCGTCAGGCCCCGATTCGCGGCCGAACTCCTCGTTCGACCGTTCGTCGGACTCGTCGGGCCGATCGCCGGACTCGGTCACTGGCGACCGATCCTCCTGGCGGTCCGGGACCTGCTCCCGTTCGGCCTCGCCGGGAGCGGCCTCAGATGTGCCTTCGGAGGAGTCGTCAACGTTCGTATCGTTACTCATAGAACTCTGTTCAGTACCTGATTCGAAGGGATTGCGACTGATATACTTTCCCCATGCGGATCGCAACGGGTAGTGCCGAAATCGGTAGCTACGGGGCTCGAAGCGCCCGATCGGTCCGGCGGGGACGGTGCCGACGTTCGCGATCGACGGTAAATACCGACCGTACGCCGACCCGCGAACGAACTACGCCACGCTTAAGCGGGATCCCAAAACAGTACTCGCCATGAGGGGGTTCTACATCGGTCGCTTCCAGCCGTTCCACAACGGCCACCGCAACATGGTCGCCCAGATCGCCGAGGACGTCGACGAGCTCGTTCTGGGAATCGGAAGCGCCGACGACTCACACTCCGTGCGCAACCCGTTCACTGCCGGCGAGCGGATCATGATGATCACCAAGTCGCTGGTCGACACCGACCTCGTGACCTACGCCGTCCCGATCGAGGACCTGGATCGGAACTCGGTGTGGGTGAGCCACGTCCGCAGCATGAGCCCACACTTCGACGTCGCCTACTCGAACAACCCGCTTGTCATCCAGCTGTTCCGCGAGGCCGACTTCGAGGTGCGCCAGTCGCCGATGTTCAACCGCGACGTCCTCGAGGGGACCGAGGTTCGCGAGCGGATGATCAACGGCGGCGACTGGGAGTCGCTGGTCCCGGAGGCCGTCGTCGAGGTTATCGAGGAGATAGACGGGATCGAGCGGATCCAGATGGTCAGCGGATCGGACTCGAACGGCGAGTAGCGCGACGGCATCCGACGACGACGCCCCGCCTCGTGACGTCCGCGAGCCGTATCCGTTTTCATCGACCGTGCCCTACCCCAGCCCATGATTACGCTCGCGTCAGACTTCGGAACGCCGTATCCCGCCGCGATGAAAGGCGTCCTGCTCCGGCGGGCCGACGCGCGACTGGTCGACGTCGGCCACGACTTCCCGCGCCAGGACGTCCGCACCGCGGCGTTCTGGCTCCGGGAGACGCTGCCGTACTTCCCGCCGGCGACCCATCTGGTCGTCGTCGATCCAGGCGTCGGCACCGACCGCGCGGCGATCGCGATCCGGGCCGGCGACCATGCGCTCGTCGGTCCCGACAACGGCGTCCTGGTTCCTGCGGCCCGGCGTCTCGCCGGCGACGAATCGCTCGAAACGTACGCGATCGACGAGCGTGCGCTCGACCCGGTCGTCCCCGCGGGCGAGTCGGCGGCGAGCTCCGGCGCCGGCCCGCGAAGCAACACCTTCCACGGGCGGGACGTCTTCGCGCCCGCCGCGGCCGCGGTCCACGGGGCCGACCGCGATCGGCTCGGCTCGCTCGCGATACTCGAGGACACCGACGACCGCGTCGAGCTCGCGTTACCCGAGGCGACAGTCGAGGACGGACGGGCCGACGGCGAGGTGCTGGTCGTCGACGATTTCGGCAACGTCGTCACGAACGTCCCCGGGAGCTACCTCGAGGGCCGCGAGCGCGTCCTCGCGAACAGCGAGCCCGTCCCCGTCGGCGATACCTTCGCGGCCGTTCCGGTCGGCCAGCGGCTCGCGACCGTCGGGAGCCACGGCTACGTCGAGCTCGACGTCAACCAGGGCCGGGGCGAGACGGCGTTCGAACTCGGGGTCGGCGACCGGGTCGTCCTCGAGCCCGAGTCGTGATCGCCGTCGGCTCAGTCGCTGTCGGGGAGTTCGATACGGAACTCGCCGGAGGCGTACCCGGTGACCGAACAGCGGGCAAACTGAAAGGAGACGCGTCCGCTCTCGAGACCGTGGCGCGCCCAGTGGGAGAACAACGCGTCGAGCGCGTCGGGATCGACCCGTCGCGACAGGGCCTCGAGCTCCGCCGGATCGGTTTCGAGGACCGCTCCGACGGCCAACACCAGCGCCGTGCTCGCTGACTGGGGCCCGTCGTCAGTCCACCACACGTGGTAGGTGTCGCGGTCCGCGTCGTAGTAGACGGTTCGGCCGGCCGCGTCGTCGATCGGGGTCAGCCGATCCGAGGGAGGTGAGACGGACATACTACAGCCTGTTCGTACATTATTCCTTAACTCTATCGTCAAAAATACAATTAGTTCGGGGAGAGATACGACTGCGACCTTACTCGGCGGCGATGACGTCGTCGATGCGGACGATCATCGTCGCGGCCTCGGTCGCGCTCTCGATGGCCTCGCGTTTGACGTCGGCGGGGTCGACGACGCCGTACTCGAAGGGGTCGTCGATGGTGACGGTCTCGCCGTCGGTGATGAGACCGGCGCGCTCGCCACCCTCGTGGGCCGCACGCAGGTCGACCAGGGTGTCGATCGGGTCCTGGCCGGTGTTGGTCGCCAGCGTCCGCGGAACGACGTCTAAGGCGTCGGCGAAGGAGGTGACCGCGAGCTGCTTGCGGCCCTCGATGCCGGCGGCCTCCGAGCGGATCTTGTCGGCGATGGCGATCTCGGTCGCGCCGGCGCCGGGGACGACCTCGCCCGAGTCGAGCGCCGTCGAGACGACGTCCAGGGCGTCGCCGATGGCCCGCTCGAGTTCGTCGACGACGTGTTCGGTGCCGCCGCGGACGAAGACGGTGACGGCCTCGGCGGCCGCCCCACCCTCGACGAACGCGAGATCGTCGTCGCCGTAGTTCTGTGCACGGACGCGGTCGGCCGCGCCGAAGTCCGCCTCTTCGAGGTCCTCGAGGGCGCCGACGCGGTTGGCGCCGGTCGCGGAGACGATCTGTCGGGCGTCGGAGTTACCGATGTTGTCGAAGACGAGCACGCCTTCCTTCGCGAGGTGGGCGCTGACGCGGTCGTCGACGTCGTCGGTCGTGAAGACGACGTCCGCACCGCTCTCGGCCAGCGTCTCGGCGTACCCCTGTACTTCGCTTTCCTCGGCGTCGATGGCCTGGTTGAGCTGGTCGATCGAGTCGATGGCGTACTCGGCGTCGATCTCGCCGGTGCGGACGCCGAGCTCGACGTCCAGTACGGCGATCGAGGCGTCCTCGACCTCGCCGGGCATCGAGTCGTGAGCGGCCTCCTCGTCGATGACGATGCCGGGGACGAGCTCGGTCGCGTTCGAGGACGCACCGATCTGGGTGTGGACGGTGACGTTGTCCCGGTGGACGCCGTCGTCGTCCTCGACGTGGCGGATGGCCTCGACGACCGTCTCGCCCAGCGACTCGGCGGTCAGGCCGCCGGTTCCCTTGCCCGTCATGCTGGATTCGGCGACCTGCTTGAGCACCTCGTCGTCGACGGTCTCTTCGCTGACCTGCTCGGCGATCGCCTCGAGGGCGATCTCGGCGGCCTCGTGGTAGCCCTCGACGATCGTCGTCGGGTGGACGTCCTGTTCGATGAGGTCCTCGGCCTCACCGAGCAGGTTGCCGGCGATCACGGCCGCCGTCGTCGTTCCGTCGCCGACCTCCTCCTCCTGGGAGTCGGCGACCTCGACGAGCATCTGGGCCGCGGGGTGTTCGATGTCCATCTCGTTGAGGATGGTCGCGCCGTCGTTGGTGATGACGACCTCGCCGCCCGAGTCGACGAGCATCTTGTCCATCCCGCGGGGGCCGAGTGTCGTCCGTACCGACTCGGCGACGGCCTTGCCGGCCATAATGTTCGACGACTGGGCGTCTCGGCCCTGGGTTCGCTGGCTGTCCTCGCTCAGAATAAACATCGGCTGTCCGCCCATGCGTTGCTGTTGTGCCATTGTGGATCCTCAGTAACCATGTCGTTAGCACTTCTATATAACTTTTTTGCTACCCGGCGCACTCCCGTCTTGCGATTTTCCCTGGTACTGGTCGACACACCCTCGCTCCAGGGGGAACCGGGCGCCGTCGCTTCCAGCATCGCCGATTCCGTTCGAAACGACGTCGCTGACCCCGTCGAACCGCCGAACCGGGGCTGTGTCGGGTTCGCATCCGCCGGACCGAGTGAGTCGATTTATGTCGGAGCCGAAACGTTCGCTACGTATGGTCGCGAAACGGGCGGTCGGTGCGCCGCCGTCGACGACGATCGGACGGTGACTCTCAGGTATGTTACACGCTCTCGAACAGCGGCTCGGACTGCGCCTCTCCGTGTTGCGGGTCTACTGCTACGGGCTCTGTATGGGGACCGCCGACGCCCTCCCAGGCGTCTCCGGCGGCACCGTCGCCTTGCTGCTTGGCTTCTACGGCCGGCTGATCGCCGCCGTCACCGCGCTCACGCCGGGCCGAGCGATCGACGTCCTCAGAGGGTACGATTCCGATCGACGAGGGCGCGCCAAGGAAGCGCTCCTCGAGATGGATCTCCAGTTCCTGCTTCCCCTCGGTGTCGGGATGGTCACCGCCGTCGCGCTCATCGCGGGCGCAGTTACGGCACTGGCGGAGTCGAACCCGATCGCGCTCTTTGGCTTTTTCATCGGGCTGATCGCCGCCTCCGCCGTCGTGCTCTTCCGGAGTCTCACCTTCGCCTCGGCCCGACACGCCCTCGCGGCCGCCGCCGGCACCGTCCTCGCCCTGCTGGTCGCGGCCAACGTCCTCCAGCTGCCGGGCAGTGGCGCCGTCCTGATCTTTCTCTCGGGCGGGCTGGCGATCAGCGCGATGATCCTTCCCGGGGTCTCGGGCTCGCTCATCCTGATCCTGCTGGGCCAGTACGTCTTCCTCTCCTCGGAGCTGACCGCCTTCCTCCAGTCGCTCCGGGATCTCGCCTTCGGCAACGGCAGCCTCGCGGGCGTCCTCGATCCCGGAACGACGGTCGTCGTCTTCGTCGCCGGCGGCGTCGT
This genomic window from Natronococcus occultus SP4 contains:
- the lonB gene encoding ATP-dependent protease LonB, with amino-acid sequence MSNDTNVDDSSEGTSEAAPGEAEREQVPDRQEDRSPVTESGDRPDESDERSNEEFGRESGPDESEQRPSDGFDEEPDDEDDIETVEDLGSEVDVDPGVEIDEENAEDDLLGGLKIDSTADIEVPDRLVDQVIGQDEARDIIIKAAKQRRHVMMIGSPGTGKSMLAKAMSQLLPQEDLQDVLVYHNPDDGNEPKVRTVPAGKGEQIIDAHKEEARKRNQMRSILMWIIIAIVVGYAILSGQILIGILAAGIIWFIFRYTSRGTDAMVPNMIVDNGDQRQAPFEDATGAHAGALLGDVRHDPFQSGGMETPSHDRVEPGGIHKANKGVLFVDEINTLDVRTQQKLMTAIQEGEFSITGQSERSSGAMVQTEPVPCDFVMIAAGNLDAMENMHPALRSRIKGYGYEVYMDDTIEDTPEMRRKYARFIAQEVDRDGRLPHFTREAVQEVILEAKRRAGRKEHLTLEFRSLGGLVRVAGDIARAEDAEHTTREDVLEAKGRSRSIEQQLADDYIERRKDYELQVTHDGMEGRVNGLAVMGEDSGIMLPVMAEIAPAQGQGQVIATGKLQEMAEESVQNVSAIIKKFSDVNLSEKDVHIQFVQAGQQGVDGDSASITVATAVISALEDIPVDQSVAMTGSLSVRGDVLPVGGVTHKIEAAAKAGCTKVIIPKANEQDVMIEDEYDEMIEIIPCSNISEVLDVALMGEPKKDSLVDRLKSITGSAFDQQAVGSASGSNPSPQ
- a CDS encoding nicotinamide-nucleotide adenylyltransferase; translated protein: MRGFYIGRFQPFHNGHRNMVAQIAEDVDELVLGIGSADDSHSVRNPFTAGERIMMITKSLVDTDLVTYAVPIEDLDRNSVWVSHVRSMSPHFDVAYSNNPLVIQLFREADFEVRQSPMFNRDVLEGTEVRERMINGGDWESLVPEAVVEVIEEIDGIERIQMVSGSDSNGE
- a CDS encoding SAM hydrolase/SAM-dependent halogenase family protein, with the translated sequence MITLASDFGTPYPAAMKGVLLRRADARLVDVGHDFPRQDVRTAAFWLRETLPYFPPATHLVVVDPGVGTDRAAIAIRAGDHALVGPDNGVLVPAARRLAGDESLETYAIDERALDPVVPAGESAASSGAGPRSNTFHGRDVFAPAAAAVHGADRDRLGSLAILEDTDDRVELALPEATVEDGRADGEVLVVDDFGNVVTNVPGSYLEGRERVLANSEPVPVGDTFAAVPVGQRLATVGSHGYVELDVNQGRGETAFELGVGDRVVLEPES
- a CDS encoding HalOD1 output domain-containing protein; the encoded protein is MSVSPPSDRLTPIDDAAGRTVYYDADRDTYHVWWTDDGPQSASTALVLAVGAVLETDPAELEALSRRVDPDALDALFSHWARHGLESGRVSFQFARCSVTGYASGEFRIELPDSD
- the thsA gene encoding thermosome subunit alpha, with protein sequence MFILSEDSQRTQGRDAQSSNIMAGKAVAESVRTTLGPRGMDKMLVDSGGEVVITNDGATILNEMDIEHPAAQMLVEVADSQEEEVGDGTTTAAVIAGNLLGEAEDLIEQDVHPTTIVEGYHEAAEIALEAIAEQVSEETVDDEVLKQVAESSMTGKGTGGLTAESLGETVVEAIRHVEDDDGVHRDNVTVHTQIGASSNATELVPGIVIDEEAAHDSMPGEVEDASIAVLDVELGVRTGEIDAEYAIDSIDQLNQAIDAEESEVQGYAETLAESGADVVFTTDDVDDRVSAHLAKEGVLVFDNIGNSDARQIVSATGANRVGALEDLEEADFGAADRVRAQNYGDDDLAFVEGGAAAEAVTVFVRGGTEHVVDELERAIGDALDVVSTALDSGEVVPGAGATEIAIADKIRSEAAGIEGRKQLAVTSFADALDVVPRTLATNTGQDPIDTLVDLRAAHEGGERAGLITDGETVTIDDPFEYGVVDPADVKREAIESATEAATMIVRIDDVIAAE
- a CDS encoding DUF368 domain-containing protein; this encodes MLHALEQRLGLRLSVLRVYCYGLCMGTADALPGVSGGTVALLLGFYGRLIAAVTALTPGRAIDVLRGYDSDRRGRAKEALLEMDLQFLLPLGVGMVTAVALIAGAVTALAESNPIALFGFFIGLIAASAVVLFRSLTFASARHALAAAAGTVLALLVAANVLQLPGSGAVLIFLSGGLAISAMILPGVSGSLILILLGQYVFLSSELTAFLQSLRDLAFGNGSLAGVLDPGTTVVVFVAGGVVGLVTIARVVRFALDRHRELTLLFLVGLIAGSIPAPLHEVAAAHALTGDVLALTAAWAVVGAVALFALDRLAGGFDPE